In the Hordeum vulgare subsp. vulgare chromosome 7H, MorexV3_pseudomolecules_assembly, whole genome shotgun sequence genome, one interval contains:
- the LOC123409747 gene encoding protein OVEREXPRESSOR OF CATIONIC PEROXIDASE 3: MATTVVPLAAAMAAAPRARFLGAPDPFPLLATRPRLCLSPRGVACALRRPSKYKNRIKNEVVVAEDDIDGGDEDDDDEGGLEALFKQLEEDLKNDDLSVEDDDDNEISEEDMARFEQVLAEAMGDIDVDESAVDLVPSSEVVDNDEVADPVVKPELKSWQLRRLARALNIGRRKTSIKNLAGELGLDRGLVIELLRNPPPELLLMSDSLPDEPPSKPETKEIEPSPVADEVEVDEIEATETNAQMDLPIHVMSTEWSAQKRLKKAQLETLEKVYFKSKRPTNTMISSIVQVTSLPRKTIIKWFEDRREQDGVPDRHAAYKRPLSETMAS, encoded by the exons ATGGCGACGACGGTGGTGCCGCTCGCCGCGGCCATGGCCGCCGCTCCAAGGGCCCGCTTCCTGGGGGCTCCAGACCCTTTCCCGCTCCTCGCGACCCGCCCGCGCCTCTGCCTCTCTCCACGCGGCGTCGCCTGCGCCCTTCGCCGGCCTTCCAAGTACAAG AATAGAATTAAGAACGAGGTGGTGGTAGCAGAGGATGACATTGATGGCggtgacgaggatgacgacgacgagggtgGGTTGGAGGCACTTTTCAAGCAGCTGGAAGAAGATCTGAAGAACGACGATTTATCCgtcgaggatgatgatgataatgaaatATCAGAGGAAGATATGGCCAGGTTTGAACAGGTATTGGCAGAAGCCATGGGAGATATCGATGTTGATGAATCTGCAGTGGATTTGGTGCCATCCTCCGAAGTTGTTGATAATGATGAGGTAGCAGATCCAGTCGTAAAGCCAGAGCTCAAAAGCTGGCAGCTCCGGAGATTGGCTCGTGCACTGAACATTGGCCGGCGTAAAACTAGT ATAAAGAATCTTGCAGGGGAGCTTGGCCTGGATAGGGGTTTGGTCATTGAATTACTCCGCAATCCGCCTCCAGAACTTCTACTTATGTCTGATTCTTTGCCTGATGAACCCCCTTCTAAACCTGAAACTAAAGAAATAGAGCCCTCTCCAGTAGCTGATGAGGTTGAAGTTGATGAGATTGAAGCCACTGAAACCAATGCACAGATGGACCTTCCGATTCATGTCATGAGCACAGAATGGTCTGCACAGAAAAGGCTGAAAAAGGCGCAACTGGAAACACTAGAAAAAGTTTACTTCAAATCCAAACGCCCCACT AATACTATGATCAGTAGCATAGTTCAAGTTACAAGCCTTCCACGAAAGACAATTATTAAGTGGTTTGAGGATAGAAGGGAGCAAGATGGTGTACCAGACCGTCATGCCGCATACAAGAGACCCCTATCTGAGACGATGGCTAGTTGA
- the LOC123409748 gene encoding uncharacterized protein At1g15400-like: MEGLQRSSSTFRRSGSSGLVWDERFLTEGAEAKAAGEGGTDEAQPEMRRSRSTGGVGMMLRRGGDDKKQQEQQQKKEQGLKKKDEGRDQQVFRTKEVAPDMDPPSPRVSGCILCAIFGGSGSGSGPAARRGRAKPKRRQRSAV, from the coding sequence ATGGAAGGGCTGCAGAGATCGTCTTCCACTTTCAGAAGGTCCGGCTCGTCGGGCCTGGTGTGGGACGAGCGGTTCCTGACCGAGGGCGCCGAGGCGAAGGCCGCCGGCGAAGGCGGCACCGATGAAGCCCAGCCGGAGATGCGGCGCTCCCGGAGCACCGGCGGCGTCGGGATGATGCTGCGCCGCGGCGGCGACGACAAgaagcagcaggagcagcagcagaaGAAGGAGCAAGGcctgaagaagaaggacgaggggCGCGATCAGCAGGTGTTCCGGACCAAGGAGGTGGCTCCGGACATGGACCCGCCGTCGCCGAGGGTGTCCGGCTGCATCCTCTGCGCCATCTTCGGGGGCTCCGGCTCCGGCTCTGGCCCCGCGGCGCGCCGAGGCCGCGCCAAGCCGAAGAGGAGGCAACGGTCGGCGGTGTAG